The Candidatus Deferrimicrobium sp. genome window below encodes:
- a CDS encoding V-type ATP synthase subunit B encodes MEGVRRVTMGEMVEVLLPDGSSRRGQVIEFSDRYVLVQILEQSTGIDVLSTRIRFSGSPARMPLSLDILGRCFDGAGNPIDGLPAVVPEMWRDIGGTPINPVAREKPSRPIVTGISAIDGLNTLLRGQKLPIFSAAGLPAREIAAQILRQAGTGAGGRGPSSSGEKFAVVFAAMGITFRQASYFLHEFEHSGAAGHTVVFQNLADDATIERLLTPRFALTAAEYLAFDHGFDVLVILTDMTNYCDALREIATAREEIPGRRSYPGYMYTDLASIYERAGCIRGKNGSVTQLPILTMPDDDITHPVPDLTGYITEGQIVLSRELHRNGVYPPIDVLPSLSRLMNLGIGPGKTREDHRGVADQLYAFYAQGRELRRLEAIVGEEGLAESDRRFRRFADAFEREFIGQG; translated from the coding sequence GTGGAAGGGGTGCGCCGGGTCACCATGGGGGAGATGGTCGAGGTCCTCCTTCCGGACGGATCCTCCCGGCGGGGGCAGGTGATCGAATTCTCGGACCGTTACGTGCTGGTCCAGATCCTGGAGCAGTCGACCGGGATCGACGTCCTCTCCACCCGCATCCGCTTCTCCGGCTCCCCGGCCCGCATGCCCCTCTCCCTCGATATCCTGGGCCGCTGCTTCGACGGCGCGGGGAATCCCATCGACGGGCTTCCGGCCGTGGTCCCCGAGATGTGGAGGGATATCGGAGGCACACCGATCAACCCGGTCGCCAGGGAGAAGCCATCCCGCCCGATCGTGACGGGCATCTCCGCCATCGACGGGCTGAACACCCTGCTCCGGGGCCAGAAACTTCCCATCTTCTCGGCGGCGGGGCTGCCCGCCCGGGAGATCGCGGCCCAGATCCTTCGGCAGGCCGGGACCGGCGCGGGAGGGCGCGGACCGTCCTCCTCCGGGGAAAAGTTCGCCGTCGTCTTCGCGGCGATGGGGATCACGTTCCGACAGGCGTCGTACTTCCTGCATGAGTTCGAGCACAGCGGCGCGGCGGGGCACACCGTCGTTTTCCAGAACCTCGCGGACGACGCCACGATCGAGCGTCTGCTCACGCCCCGGTTCGCGCTGACGGCGGCCGAATACCTCGCATTCGATCACGGGTTCGACGTCCTCGTCATCCTCACGGATATGACCAATTACTGCGACGCCCTGCGGGAGATCGCCACGGCGCGGGAGGAGATCCCGGGCCGCAGGAGTTACCCCGGCTACATGTACACCGACCTCGCGTCGATCTACGAACGCGCCGGGTGCATCCGGGGGAAGAACGGTTCCGTTACGCAGCTTCCCATCCTGACGATGCCCGACGACGACATCACGCACCCCGTCCCCGACCTGACGGGATACATCACGGAAGGACAGATCGTCCTGTCCAGGGAGCTTCACCGGAACGGGGTCTACCCCCCCATCGACGTGCTCCCGAGCCTTTCGCGCTTGATGAACCTCGGCATCGGGCCCGGGAAAACGCGGGAGGACCACCGCGGGGTCGCGGACCAGCTGTACGCCTTCTACGCACAGGGGAGAGAACTTCGCCGTCTCGAGGCCATCGTGGGAGAGGAGGGGCTGGCGGAATCCGACCGGCGATTCCGCCGATTCGCCGACGCCTTCGAGCGGGAGTTCATCGGACAGGGAAA